A window from Zingiber officinale cultivar Zhangliang chromosome 7A, Zo_v1.1, whole genome shotgun sequence encodes these proteins:
- the LOC122001014 gene encoding uncharacterized protein LOC122001014 yields MRLSSEFQRRHHGSAKEAMRGSRKLYAWGAAIVIFVVLMIVTPAIPQSQEYHDFADQRELFLGIPNTLNVISNIPFLFIGIAGFILCFHRNYFKLRLEGETWGWSIFFLGVAAVAFGSSYYHLKPNDATLVWDRLPMAVAFTSIMAIFIIERVDEKTGTTSIAPLVIAGIFSILYWRFFDDLRPYALVQFLPCIIIPLMAILIPPMYTHSSYWLWAAAFYLLAKVEEAEDKQIYNFTHQTLSGHTLKHLFAAMVPVFLALMLAKREIEPDRTSLLHKWRVQWITIRNKQFKAESIECEYSSVTTTDV; encoded by the exons ATGCGGTTGTCTTCCGAGTTCCAGCGACGGCATCACGGCAGCGCGAAAGAAGCAATGAGGGGATCGAGGAAATTGTACGCTTGGGGAGCGGCCATCGTTATTTTCGTCGTTTTGATGATCGTTACTCCGGCGATCCCTCAGTCTCAGGAATACCATGACTTCGCCGATCAACGCGAGTTGTTCCTCG GAATACCCAACACATTAAATGTGATTTCGAACATTCCTTTTCTCTTTATTGGGATTGCTGGGTTTATACTTTGCTTTCACAGGAACTACTTTAAGTTAAG ATTGGAGGGTGAGACCTGGGGTTGGTCAATCTTCTTTCTTGGTGTGGCAGCTGTTGCATTTGGTTCTTCCTATTACCACCTCAAGCCAAATGATGCTACTCTTGTTTGGGATCGCTTACCT ATGGCTGTTGCTTTCACATCTATCATGGCCATTTTCATCATTGAGAGGGTTGATGAGAAGACTGGAACAACATCAATTGCACCACTCGTTATTGCGGGTATATTCAGCATCTTATATTGGAG ATTTTTTGATGATTTGCGGCCATATGCGCTTGTTCAGTTCCTTCCTTGTATCATTATTCCTTTGATGGCTATACTGATTCCACCAATGTATACACATTCATCATACTGGTTATGGGCAGCAG CATTTTATCTTTTGGCGAAAGTGGAAGAAGCTGAGGATAAGCAGATCTACAATTTTACGCATCAAACTCTCAGTGGACACACCCTTAAGCATCTATTTGCTGCAATGGTTCCTGTTTTCTTGGCACTCATGCTTGCCAAGCGAGAAATTGAACCTGACAG GACGAGTTTGCTTCACAAATGGAGGGTTCAATGGATTACAATAAGAAACAAGCAGTTTAAAGCTGAAAGCATTGAATGTGAATACTCTTCAGTTACTACAACAGACGTTTAA
- the LOC122001015 gene encoding auxin transporter-like protein 3, translating into MASEKVETIIAGNYVEMETEGGEAKASKSKLSRYLWHGGSVYDAWFSCASNQVAQVLLTLPYSFSQLGMLSGVLFQLFYGLMGSWTAYLISVLYVEYRTRKEREKVDFRNHVIQWFEVLDGLLGKHWRNAGLFFNCTFLLFGSVIQLIACASNIYYINDNLDKRTWTYVFGACCATTVFIPSFHNYRIWSFLGLMMTTFTAWYLAIAALIHGQVEGVVHSGPTTMVLYFTGATNILYTFGGHAVTVEIMHAMWKPQKFKLVYLFATLYVLTLTLPSAAAMYWAFGDMLLNHSNAFSLLPRTGFRDTAVILMLIHQFITFGFACTPLYFVWEKAIGMHETKSVLKRALARLPVVIPIWFLAIVFPFFGPINSTVGSLLVSFTVYIIPAMAHMITFAPASARENAVERPPSFLGGWVGHYCVNVFVAVWVLVVGFGFGGWASMINFVHQVDTFGLFTKCYQCPPRR; encoded by the exons atggCTTCTGAGAAGGTGGAGACCATCATCGCCGGGAATTACGTCGAGATGGAGACTGAAGGCGGCGAGGCAAAAGCCTCCAAGAGCAAGCTCTCAAGATACCTCTGGCATGGGGGTTCTGTCTACGATGCTTGGTTCAGCTGTGCTTCCAACCAG GTAGCTCAAGTGCTGCTCACACTGCCATATTCCTTCTCCCAGCTGGGGATGCTCTCGGGCGTCCTGTTTCAGCTGTTTTATGGGCTGATGGGGAGCTGGACTGCATACCTTATCAGTGTGCTCTATGTGGAGTACAGAACGAGGAAGGAAAGGGAGAAGGTGGACTTCAGGAACCATGTCATTCAG TGGTTCGAAGTGCTCGACGGGCTTCTGGGGAAGCACTGGAGGAACGCCGGTCTATTCTTCAACTGCACGTTCCTTCTTTTTGGTTCAGTGATTCAGTTAATAGCATGTGCAAG CAACATTTACTACATTAATGATAATCTCGACAAGAGAACCTGGACCTACGTATTTGGGGCATGCTGTGCCACAACAGTTTTCATCCCTTCCTTCCACAATTACAGAATCTGGTCCTTCCTAGGCCTCATGATGACCACCTTTACCGCATGGTATCTAGCAATAGCTGCCTTGATCCATGGCCAG GTGGAAGGTGTCGTCCATTCAGGTCCGACCACGATGGTACTATACTTCACAGGTGCTACTAACATTCTCTACACTTTTGGAGGCCATGCTGTCACAGT AGAGATCATGCATGCCATGTGGAAGCCACAGAAGTTTAAGCTTGTGTACCTGTTTGCCACACTTTATGTGCTAACTCTCACCCTTCCATCAGCAGCTGCCATGTACTGGGCCTTCGGGGACATGCTCCTCAATCATTCTAATGCCTTCTCCTTGCTTCCGAGGACTGGTTTCAGGGACACTGCTGTCATTCTCATGCTCATCCATCAG TTTATAACCTTCGGATTCGCGTGCACGCCTCTTTATTTCGTGTGGGAGAAGGCGATCGGCATGCACGAGACGAAGAGCGTGTTGAAGCGGGCACTGGCGAGGCTCCCCGTGGTGATTCCCATATGGTTCCTAGCGATCGTATTCCCCTTCTTTGGCCCCATCAACTCcaccgtcggctcccttctcgttaGCTTCACGGTCTACATCATCCCTGCCATGGCTCACATGATCACCTTCGCTCCGGCTTCAGCAAGAGAG AATGCCGTGGAGAGGCCTCCGTCTTTTCTAGGAGGCTGGGTGGGTCACTACTGCGTCAACGTGTTCGTGGCGGTGTGGGTGCTGGTCGTTGGGTTTGGGTTTGGAGGGTGGGCGAGCATGATCAACTTCGTGCACCAGGTGGACACATTTGGCCTCTTCACCAAGTGCTACCAGTGCCCTCCCAGGCGCTGA